A genomic window from Elaeis guineensis isolate ETL-2024a chromosome 3, EG11, whole genome shotgun sequence includes:
- the LOC105040565 gene encoding uncharacterized protein isoform X1, whose product MEIAMGSFSIREYTDKMRSVDSKKCWPFDGHTDGGEKGRSLPPISSRKFRWWFDELQRQRSAGKKPEEVDDRVEVEKNGNKKVIRGSISESMVKTPPVEPTVNENSGAVAGVEEDGRLVRVAARGKQRAPKKRSIAELFAVAPLVETFEDDANGSDGREEPEEDGEDGGERDQEVEVRDLGVVVKGGGEYLEPPRKRKVLGLKDDCKKMGKVGKKIKEKIKKKSKNNKLRVEICAAEKEKIGKSKMPSPVAIPRILQNKLHNKQFRRIRRNLIDRQKKTITAKTLPKKRNFNLNRTSRLISRNQKEVTRALPLRSILKNQKGGTSVKKDKTIGDAQGRNFIKLYCESAKHVSFSGKDDILGLNKRHSPMELPHLQNLCKIFSDILAASSAMDNLSKVDKCPTPTEGAQVVNSSDTDLATSVEGTNGTLSEEKQLSDSCGHCNPWSFTDPRKGKSPETKGTPLCESVDLNYAVQDCSELSCFRLDCSTMSHTDAYSGNAEDLNPIRKAKSNCVAETHGEQSAQMTADDIRNQHSPIEKCVPSSKSRSSLTLTGNPGLQHSTSSMEKGLEANKGQHPPCVDSIDFCSQQPRFQPVRHHSPERLMSSISSSVGSKEFGESKITSDLMSRCRDKRIDEDFISLPLNSQGELMQLRSNTKSAYSDFYEKQDSVRNSVCNVPLPNYVEPNCSHVKLKGKFICASLYQKNRSNWSLDGYYPASKVATSGLGFTDLQGFVRMEMQNHKDFEQSTHCDPNEMEVSCCACRECNKTEHYVDRVNFHAEMKLDKKFQPATQPTMRLMGQNVAVGRSNEECLGFNDGKTWTEKELIAQNCPSITVSDKPFLQRWFPGESVENAESVSSTENFFKSLEVPSSFYPMPATEFRSNPMHLDFQPQWSLGSEISPAIESHGYDVDLFGHSVPQHLLKKTYSAVVNCNSGTQHVKREHQQPVLGSYPQNVNRHMLLNPACPDQDSWSFSRTPIAHSPTLPHWLLNATQQKKLQQSSCPYSAPLSAHQPSVIHGNNVFTFSSPYPTPAISFPFYGSNTSQTYSLPGPAPVVHHLAISALGAKKSHPAVNTSYRSKKNKNVRKFQFANVKGLDCTNRTIKGPADKGDASMNSAKKVNLNLQEDSTVQKDTGRREQRHGNKKCSIGSSEINACGSKITDVGLPALGNEDNLVVASGPDASNFYPQESTGFVKLSAGAKHILNPCQNMDQDKYRPVHSTIRFAVGTSSDRKQGSQNKGSKVYGF is encoded by the exons ATGGAGATCGCCATGGGGAGCTTCTCCATTCG GGAGTACACAGATAAGATGAGGAGCGTGGATTCCAAGAAGTGCTGGCCGTTCGATGGGCACACGGATGGAGGGGAGAAGGGGCGGTCGCTTCCGCCGATCTCGTCGCGGAAGTTCCGATGGTGGTTCGACGAGCTCCAGAGGCAACGATCGGCCGGAAAGAAGCCGGAGGAAGTCGATGATAGGGTTGAGGTCGAGAAGAACGGGAATAAGAAGGTGATTCGTGGATCGATCAGCGAATCCATGGTCAAAACCCCGCCCGTGGAGCCAACGGTGAACGAGAACTCCGGCGCGGTGGCGGGTGTGGAGGAGGATGGTAGGCTGGTGAGAGTTGCTGCTAGGGGGAAGCAAAGGGCGCCCAAGAAGCGGTCCATCGCTGAGCTGTTTGCTGTGGCGCCGCTGGTCGAGACCTTCGAAGATGACGCCAACGGCAGTGACGGACGAGAAGAACCGGAAGAAGACGGAGAAGATGGGGGAGAAAGAGATCAAGAAGTCGAGGTGAGGGATCTGGGAGTTGTGGTCAAAGGCGGTGGAGAATATCTGGAGCCACCGAGGAAGAGAAAGGTACTGGGTTTGAAAGACGATTGTAAGAAGATGGGGAAGGTGGGGAAAAAGATTAAGGAAAAGATCAAGAAGAAGTCGAAAAACAACAAGCTCAGGGTCGAGATCTGCGCTGCTGAAAAG GAGAAAATTGGCAAGTCCAAAATGCCATCTCCAGTTGCTATTCCTCGCATCCTCCAGAATAAATTGCATAACAAACAGTTCAGGAGGATACGTAGGAACCTTATTGACAGACAAAAGAAAACTATTACAGCAAAAACTTTGCCAAAGAAGCGTAACTTCAACCTTAATCGGACTTCAAGGTTGATCTCTAGGAATCAGAAGGAGGTGACAAGGGCACTCCCGCTACGTAGTATTCTCAAGAACCAGAAAGGAGGTACTTCTGTCAAGAAGGATAAGACAATAGGTGATGCGCAGGGCAGAAATTTCATCAAACTTTATTGTGAATCAGCAAAGCATGTCAGTTTTTCCGGCAAGGATGACATACTCGGCTTAAACAAAAGACATTCGCCTATGGAGCTGCCTCATTTGCAGAACCTATGCAAAATATTCTCCGACATCTTGGCTGCATCATCAGCTATGGACAATTTGAGCAAAGTTGATAAATGTCCAACTCCTACTGAGGGAGCTCAGGTGGTGAATTCAAGTGATACAGATTTGGCTACAAGTGTAGAGGGGACAAATGGAACTTTATCTGAAGAGAAACAATTGAGTGATTCTTGTGGTCATTGCAACCCCTGGAGCTTTACTGATCCAAGAAAAGGGAAGTCTCCTGAAACAAAGGGGACGCCCTTGTGTGAATCTGTAGACTTAAATTATGCCGTACAGGATTGTAGTGAATTGAGTTGCTTTCGACTGGATTGCTCAACCATGTCACATACTGATGCTTATTCAGGTAATGCAGAGGATCTGAATCCTATTCGTAAAGCCAAGTCGAATTGTGTTGCTGAAACTCACGGGGAACAAAGTGCTCAAATGACAGCAGATGATATAAGAAATCAACATAGTCCCATTGAGAAGTGTGTACCAAGTTCTAAATCAAGAAGCTCCCTGACCCTAACAGGAAATCCAGGTTTACAACACTCAACATCATCTATGGAAAAGGGTTTGGAAGCCAATAAAGGACAACACCCTCCATGTGTGGACTCCATAGATTTCTGCAGTCAACAACCAAGATTTCAGCCAGTGCGCCATCATTCTCCTGAACGTTTGATGAGTAGCATATCCTCTTCAGTTGGATCAAAAGAATTTGGTGAGTCCAAAATAACATCAGATCTGATGTCTAGGTGTAGGGATAAGAGAATTGATGAAGACTTTATTAGTTTGCCACTTAATTCACAGGGAGAACTAATGCAGTTGCGTTCTAATACCAAGTCTGCTTACAGTGATTTCTATGAGAAGCAAGACTCAGTACGGAATTCTGTCTGTAATGTCCCGCTTCCCAATTATGTTGAGCCAAATTGCAGCCATGTTAAATTAAAGGGGAAGTTTATTTGTGCATCTTTGTACCAAAAGAATCGGTCAAATTGGTCCTTGGACGGGTACTACCCCGCTAGCAAAGTGGCAACCTCTGGATTGGGTTTTACTGACTTGCAAGGATTTGTAAGAATGGAAATGCAGAATCACAAGGATTTTGAACAATCTACTCATTGTGATCCAAATGAAATGGAAGTATCTTGTTGTGCATGCAGGGAATGTAATAAAACTGAACATTATGTCGACAGAGTGAACTTCCATGCAGAAATGAAATTGGACAAGAAGTTTCAACCTGCTACCCAGCCAACGATGCGTTTGATGGGTCAAAATGTCGCAGTTGGTAGAAGTAATGAAGAATGCCTCGGATTTAATGATGGAAAGACATGGACTGAGAAGGAACTAATAGCTCAAAACTGCCCCTCTATAACAGTGTCTGATAAGCCCTTTTTGCAGAGATGGTTTCCAGGGGAATCAGTTGAGAATGCAGAATCTGTTTCATCAACAGAAAATTTTTTCAAGTCATTAGAAGTTCCATCAAGCTTTTACCCTATGCCAGCAACTGAATTTAGATCGAATCCTATGCATCTTGATTTCCAGCCACAATGGTCATTGGGAAGTGAGATATCCCCAGCCATAGAGAGTCATGGTTATGATGTGGACCTATTTGGCCATTCAGTTCCTCAGCATTTGCTGAAAAAGACATACAGTGCTGTAGTCAATTGTAACTCGGGAACTCAGCATGTCAAGAGGGAGCATCAGCAACCTGTGTTGGGATCCTACCCTCAGAATGTCAACCGGCATATGCTTCTAAATCCTGCTTGTCCTGACCAGGACTCTTGGAGCTTTTCACGAACACCTATAGCTCATTCTCCAACCCTTCCTCACTGGCTGCTAAATGCAACACAGCAGAAGAAACTCCAGCAATCATCTTGTCCTTATTCGGCCCCTCTTTCTGCACACCAACCCAGTGTTATACATGGAAACAACGTTTTCACCTTTTCTTCTCCATATCCGACACCTGCAATTTCTTTTCCCTTTTATGGTAGCAATACTTCCCAAACATATAGCTTACCTGGTCCAGCTCCTGTGGTTCACCATTTAGCTATTTCCGCCTTGGGGGCAAAAAAATCCCACCCAGCAGTCAATACGAGCTATAGAAGCAAGAAAAACAAGAACGTCAGGAAATTTCAATTTGCAAATGTTAAGGGTCTTGATTGTACCAACAGAACTATAAAAGGGCCTGCAGATAAAGGTGATGCTTCTATGAATTCTGCAAAGAAGGTAAATCTAAATCTGCAAGAAGACTCGACCGTTCAAAAAGACACAGGGAGAAGAGAACAGAGGCATGGAAATAAAAAATGTAGCATAGGATCATCAGAAATCAATGCTTGTGGGAGTAAGATAACTGATGTTGGACTGCCAGCTTTAGGAAATGAGGACAATCTGGTAGTTGCATCTGGGCCTGATGCTTCAAATTTCTATCCACAGGAAAGCACAGGGTTTGTCAAACTTAGTGCAGGAGCAAAGCATATATTGAACCCATGTCAAAATATGGACCAAGATAAATATCGACCAGTTCATTCAACCATACGTTTTGCTGTGGGAACTTCCTCTGACAGGAAACAGGGTTCTCAGAATAAAGGATCAAAAGTTTACGGGTTCTAG
- the LOC105040565 gene encoding uncharacterized protein isoform X2, which yields MRSVDSKKCWPFDGHTDGGEKGRSLPPISSRKFRWWFDELQRQRSAGKKPEEVDDRVEVEKNGNKKVIRGSISESMVKTPPVEPTVNENSGAVAGVEEDGRLVRVAARGKQRAPKKRSIAELFAVAPLVETFEDDANGSDGREEPEEDGEDGGERDQEVEVRDLGVVVKGGGEYLEPPRKRKVLGLKDDCKKMGKVGKKIKEKIKKKSKNNKLRVEICAAEKEKIGKSKMPSPVAIPRILQNKLHNKQFRRIRRNLIDRQKKTITAKTLPKKRNFNLNRTSRLISRNQKEVTRALPLRSILKNQKGGTSVKKDKTIGDAQGRNFIKLYCESAKHVSFSGKDDILGLNKRHSPMELPHLQNLCKIFSDILAASSAMDNLSKVDKCPTPTEGAQVVNSSDTDLATSVEGTNGTLSEEKQLSDSCGHCNPWSFTDPRKGKSPETKGTPLCESVDLNYAVQDCSELSCFRLDCSTMSHTDAYSGNAEDLNPIRKAKSNCVAETHGEQSAQMTADDIRNQHSPIEKCVPSSKSRSSLTLTGNPGLQHSTSSMEKGLEANKGQHPPCVDSIDFCSQQPRFQPVRHHSPERLMSSISSSVGSKEFGESKITSDLMSRCRDKRIDEDFISLPLNSQGELMQLRSNTKSAYSDFYEKQDSVRNSVCNVPLPNYVEPNCSHVKLKGKFICASLYQKNRSNWSLDGYYPASKVATSGLGFTDLQGFVRMEMQNHKDFEQSTHCDPNEMEVSCCACRECNKTEHYVDRVNFHAEMKLDKKFQPATQPTMRLMGQNVAVGRSNEECLGFNDGKTWTEKELIAQNCPSITVSDKPFLQRWFPGESVENAESVSSTENFFKSLEVPSSFYPMPATEFRSNPMHLDFQPQWSLGSEISPAIESHGYDVDLFGHSVPQHLLKKTYSAVVNCNSGTQHVKREHQQPVLGSYPQNVNRHMLLNPACPDQDSWSFSRTPIAHSPTLPHWLLNATQQKKLQQSSCPYSAPLSAHQPSVIHGNNVFTFSSPYPTPAISFPFYGSNTSQTYSLPGPAPVVHHLAISALGAKKSHPAVNTSYRSKKNKNVRKFQFANVKGLDCTNRTIKGPADKGDASMNSAKKVNLNLQEDSTVQKDTGRREQRHGNKKCSIGSSEINACGSKITDVGLPALGNEDNLVVASGPDASNFYPQESTGFVKLSAGAKHILNPCQNMDQDKYRPVHSTIRFAVGTSSDRKQGSQNKGSKVYGF from the exons ATGAGGAGCGTGGATTCCAAGAAGTGCTGGCCGTTCGATGGGCACACGGATGGAGGGGAGAAGGGGCGGTCGCTTCCGCCGATCTCGTCGCGGAAGTTCCGATGGTGGTTCGACGAGCTCCAGAGGCAACGATCGGCCGGAAAGAAGCCGGAGGAAGTCGATGATAGGGTTGAGGTCGAGAAGAACGGGAATAAGAAGGTGATTCGTGGATCGATCAGCGAATCCATGGTCAAAACCCCGCCCGTGGAGCCAACGGTGAACGAGAACTCCGGCGCGGTGGCGGGTGTGGAGGAGGATGGTAGGCTGGTGAGAGTTGCTGCTAGGGGGAAGCAAAGGGCGCCCAAGAAGCGGTCCATCGCTGAGCTGTTTGCTGTGGCGCCGCTGGTCGAGACCTTCGAAGATGACGCCAACGGCAGTGACGGACGAGAAGAACCGGAAGAAGACGGAGAAGATGGGGGAGAAAGAGATCAAGAAGTCGAGGTGAGGGATCTGGGAGTTGTGGTCAAAGGCGGTGGAGAATATCTGGAGCCACCGAGGAAGAGAAAGGTACTGGGTTTGAAAGACGATTGTAAGAAGATGGGGAAGGTGGGGAAAAAGATTAAGGAAAAGATCAAGAAGAAGTCGAAAAACAACAAGCTCAGGGTCGAGATCTGCGCTGCTGAAAAG GAGAAAATTGGCAAGTCCAAAATGCCATCTCCAGTTGCTATTCCTCGCATCCTCCAGAATAAATTGCATAACAAACAGTTCAGGAGGATACGTAGGAACCTTATTGACAGACAAAAGAAAACTATTACAGCAAAAACTTTGCCAAAGAAGCGTAACTTCAACCTTAATCGGACTTCAAGGTTGATCTCTAGGAATCAGAAGGAGGTGACAAGGGCACTCCCGCTACGTAGTATTCTCAAGAACCAGAAAGGAGGTACTTCTGTCAAGAAGGATAAGACAATAGGTGATGCGCAGGGCAGAAATTTCATCAAACTTTATTGTGAATCAGCAAAGCATGTCAGTTTTTCCGGCAAGGATGACATACTCGGCTTAAACAAAAGACATTCGCCTATGGAGCTGCCTCATTTGCAGAACCTATGCAAAATATTCTCCGACATCTTGGCTGCATCATCAGCTATGGACAATTTGAGCAAAGTTGATAAATGTCCAACTCCTACTGAGGGAGCTCAGGTGGTGAATTCAAGTGATACAGATTTGGCTACAAGTGTAGAGGGGACAAATGGAACTTTATCTGAAGAGAAACAATTGAGTGATTCTTGTGGTCATTGCAACCCCTGGAGCTTTACTGATCCAAGAAAAGGGAAGTCTCCTGAAACAAAGGGGACGCCCTTGTGTGAATCTGTAGACTTAAATTATGCCGTACAGGATTGTAGTGAATTGAGTTGCTTTCGACTGGATTGCTCAACCATGTCACATACTGATGCTTATTCAGGTAATGCAGAGGATCTGAATCCTATTCGTAAAGCCAAGTCGAATTGTGTTGCTGAAACTCACGGGGAACAAAGTGCTCAAATGACAGCAGATGATATAAGAAATCAACATAGTCCCATTGAGAAGTGTGTACCAAGTTCTAAATCAAGAAGCTCCCTGACCCTAACAGGAAATCCAGGTTTACAACACTCAACATCATCTATGGAAAAGGGTTTGGAAGCCAATAAAGGACAACACCCTCCATGTGTGGACTCCATAGATTTCTGCAGTCAACAACCAAGATTTCAGCCAGTGCGCCATCATTCTCCTGAACGTTTGATGAGTAGCATATCCTCTTCAGTTGGATCAAAAGAATTTGGTGAGTCCAAAATAACATCAGATCTGATGTCTAGGTGTAGGGATAAGAGAATTGATGAAGACTTTATTAGTTTGCCACTTAATTCACAGGGAGAACTAATGCAGTTGCGTTCTAATACCAAGTCTGCTTACAGTGATTTCTATGAGAAGCAAGACTCAGTACGGAATTCTGTCTGTAATGTCCCGCTTCCCAATTATGTTGAGCCAAATTGCAGCCATGTTAAATTAAAGGGGAAGTTTATTTGTGCATCTTTGTACCAAAAGAATCGGTCAAATTGGTCCTTGGACGGGTACTACCCCGCTAGCAAAGTGGCAACCTCTGGATTGGGTTTTACTGACTTGCAAGGATTTGTAAGAATGGAAATGCAGAATCACAAGGATTTTGAACAATCTACTCATTGTGATCCAAATGAAATGGAAGTATCTTGTTGTGCATGCAGGGAATGTAATAAAACTGAACATTATGTCGACAGAGTGAACTTCCATGCAGAAATGAAATTGGACAAGAAGTTTCAACCTGCTACCCAGCCAACGATGCGTTTGATGGGTCAAAATGTCGCAGTTGGTAGAAGTAATGAAGAATGCCTCGGATTTAATGATGGAAAGACATGGACTGAGAAGGAACTAATAGCTCAAAACTGCCCCTCTATAACAGTGTCTGATAAGCCCTTTTTGCAGAGATGGTTTCCAGGGGAATCAGTTGAGAATGCAGAATCTGTTTCATCAACAGAAAATTTTTTCAAGTCATTAGAAGTTCCATCAAGCTTTTACCCTATGCCAGCAACTGAATTTAGATCGAATCCTATGCATCTTGATTTCCAGCCACAATGGTCATTGGGAAGTGAGATATCCCCAGCCATAGAGAGTCATGGTTATGATGTGGACCTATTTGGCCATTCAGTTCCTCAGCATTTGCTGAAAAAGACATACAGTGCTGTAGTCAATTGTAACTCGGGAACTCAGCATGTCAAGAGGGAGCATCAGCAACCTGTGTTGGGATCCTACCCTCAGAATGTCAACCGGCATATGCTTCTAAATCCTGCTTGTCCTGACCAGGACTCTTGGAGCTTTTCACGAACACCTATAGCTCATTCTCCAACCCTTCCTCACTGGCTGCTAAATGCAACACAGCAGAAGAAACTCCAGCAATCATCTTGTCCTTATTCGGCCCCTCTTTCTGCACACCAACCCAGTGTTATACATGGAAACAACGTTTTCACCTTTTCTTCTCCATATCCGACACCTGCAATTTCTTTTCCCTTTTATGGTAGCAATACTTCCCAAACATATAGCTTACCTGGTCCAGCTCCTGTGGTTCACCATTTAGCTATTTCCGCCTTGGGGGCAAAAAAATCCCACCCAGCAGTCAATACGAGCTATAGAAGCAAGAAAAACAAGAACGTCAGGAAATTTCAATTTGCAAATGTTAAGGGTCTTGATTGTACCAACAGAACTATAAAAGGGCCTGCAGATAAAGGTGATGCTTCTATGAATTCTGCAAAGAAGGTAAATCTAAATCTGCAAGAAGACTCGACCGTTCAAAAAGACACAGGGAGAAGAGAACAGAGGCATGGAAATAAAAAATGTAGCATAGGATCATCAGAAATCAATGCTTGTGGGAGTAAGATAACTGATGTTGGACTGCCAGCTTTAGGAAATGAGGACAATCTGGTAGTTGCATCTGGGCCTGATGCTTCAAATTTCTATCCACAGGAAAGCACAGGGTTTGTCAAACTTAGTGCAGGAGCAAAGCATATATTGAACCCATGTCAAAATATGGACCAAGATAAATATCGACCAGTTCATTCAACCATACGTTTTGCTGTGGGAACTTCCTCTGACAGGAAACAGGGTTCTCAGAATAAAGGATCAAAAGTTTACGGGTTCTAG